One window of Paenibacillus albicereus genomic DNA carries:
- the der gene encoding ribosome biogenesis GTPase Der — MARPVIAIVGRPNVGKSTIFNRVIGDRLAIVEDKPGVTRDRIYGTGEWNGKSFSIVDTGGIELDGEDEIMKSVRMQAELAVEEADVIIFMVDAKTGLTLADEEVAQMLFRSRKPVVVAVNKVDNQGRMEDIYEFFGLGFGSPIAISGSHGTGIGDLLDEAVSKLPELEEDGYDEDIIKVALIGRPNVGKSSLVNALLGEERVIVSDVAGTTRDAIDTPFEKDGQRYVLIDTAGMRKRGKVYESTEKYSVMRSLKAIERADVVLILINAEEGIIEQDKHIAGYAHEAGKASVFVVNKWDAVEKDDKTMQLFSQSIRDHFLFMTYAPIVFLSALTKSRLHKLLPVINHVSEQHALRIQTHLLNDVISDAVAINPPPTDKGRRLRINYVTQVAVRPPTIVIFVNAPEIMHFSYERYLENKIRAAFNFEGTPVRLFTRRKSDED; from the coding sequence ATGGCAAGACCCGTTATAGCCATCGTGGGCAGGCCGAATGTGGGAAAATCCACGATCTTCAACCGGGTCATAGGCGACCGTCTGGCGATCGTGGAGGACAAGCCGGGCGTCACGCGTGACCGGATCTATGGAACCGGTGAATGGAATGGAAAATCCTTTAGCATTGTCGATACGGGCGGAATTGAATTGGACGGCGAGGACGAGATCATGAAGTCCGTCCGCATGCAGGCGGAGCTCGCCGTAGAGGAAGCGGACGTCATCATCTTCATGGTCGACGCCAAGACCGGACTGACGCTGGCCGACGAGGAAGTGGCCCAGATGCTGTTCCGCTCGCGCAAGCCTGTCGTCGTCGCGGTCAACAAGGTCGACAATCAAGGCCGCATGGAAGATATTTATGAATTTTTCGGACTCGGCTTCGGCAGTCCGATCGCGATCTCCGGCTCGCATGGCACCGGCATCGGGGATCTGCTCGACGAAGCGGTATCCAAGCTGCCGGAGCTCGAAGAAGACGGGTATGACGAGGACATCATCAAGGTCGCCCTCATCGGACGGCCGAATGTAGGCAAGTCTTCTCTCGTCAACGCGCTGCTCGGAGAGGAACGCGTCATTGTAAGCGATGTCGCGGGCACGACCCGCGACGCGATCGACACCCCGTTCGAAAAGGACGGTCAGCGCTACGTGCTCATCGACACCGCCGGCATGCGCAAGCGGGGCAAAGTGTACGAATCGACCGAGAAATACAGCGTCATGCGGTCGCTGAAGGCGATCGAGCGGGCAGATGTCGTGCTCATTCTGATCAATGCCGAGGAAGGCATCATCGAGCAGGACAAGCATATCGCGGGCTACGCCCACGAAGCCGGCAAGGCTTCCGTATTCGTCGTGAACAAATGGGACGCGGTGGAGAAGGACGACAAGACGATGCAGCTGTTTTCCCAGAGCATCCGAGACCATTTCCTGTTCATGACGTATGCGCCGATCGTATTCCTGTCCGCTCTGACCAAGTCGCGGCTGCACAAGCTGCTCCCGGTCATCAACCACGTCTCGGAGCAGCATGCGCTGCGCATCCAGACGCATCTGCTCAACGACGTCATCTCCGATGCCGTGGCGATCAATCCGCCGCCGACGGACAAGGGGCGGCGCCTGCGGATCAATTACGTGACCCAGGTCGCGGTACGTCCGCCGACGATCGTCATCTTCGTCAACGCGCCGGAGATCATGCACTTCTCCTACGAGCGCTATCTGGAGAACAAGATCCGCGCCGCGTTCAATTTCGAGGGCACGCCGGTCCGATTGTTCACCCGCCGGAAGTCGGATGAGGATTAG
- the plsY gene encoding glycerol-3-phosphate 1-O-acyltransferase PlsY, which yields MLTTILAIAASYALGSVSFSILIARYFKGIDIRHHGSGNAGATNTLRVLGKGPGIAVFVLDILKGVAAVWIGRLAAPDVDWLPAVCALAVIAGHNWPIFFRFKGGKGIATMIGAMASLAFLPSLYAGIIAIALVAITRYVSLGSLIFALLTPLSIYLLIGIGPIFWTAAVLCVFAFVRHRSNLVKLFKGTENKLGSKKP from the coding sequence TTGCTGACAACCATCCTTGCGATCGCAGCCAGCTATGCGCTCGGCTCCGTCTCGTTCAGCATCCTGATCGCCCGCTATTTCAAGGGCATCGACATTCGCCATCACGGCAGCGGCAACGCCGGGGCGACCAATACGCTGCGCGTGCTCGGCAAAGGCCCGGGCATCGCGGTGTTCGTCCTCGACATTCTCAAGGGCGTCGCAGCCGTCTGGATCGGACGCTTGGCCGCTCCGGACGTCGACTGGCTTCCCGCCGTCTGCGCGCTTGCCGTCATCGCCGGCCATAATTGGCCGATCTTTTTCCGCTTCAAGGGAGGCAAGGGCATCGCGACGATGATCGGAGCGATGGCATCGCTTGCCTTCCTTCCGTCGCTGTACGCCGGCATCATCGCGATCGCGCTCGTCGCCATCACGCGCTACGTCTCGCTGGGCTCGCTTATATTCGCCCTGCTTACGCCATTATCCATCTATCTTCTGATCGGGATCGGTCCGATCTTCTGGACTGCGGCCGTGCTGTGCGTCTTCGCTTTCGTTCGGCATCGGAGCAATCTGGTCAAGCTGTTCAAGGGAACGGAAAACAAGCTTGGCTCAAAAAAGCCATGA
- a CDS encoding NAD(P)H-dependent glycerol-3-phosphate dehydrogenase, which yields MRQTDGSPRELKKAAVLVAGSWGTALAAVLAANGHQVVMWTRNAAQAAEIRDLHVNSKYLPGAALPENLTATTDMAEALLGARLVLFAAPSSAMRQVAAAAASLLEPDAIIVHAAKGFEIDSLDRMSHVLAEELGRPLETIVVLSGPSHAEEVVKQLPTTVVVASEAEGYAEQAQDAFINSCFRVYTNRDVIGVEVAGAIKNIIALGAGLSDGLGFGDNAKAALLTRGLAEIGRLGQAMGASMMTFAGLAGVGDLVATCTSPHSRNWRAGSLLASGLSLDEVLEKVGMVVEGVRTTRSAKSLAARYGVEMPITDQLYEVLFQGKAPREAVESLMLRDRTGEL from the coding sequence ATGAGACAAACGGACGGCTCGCCCCGCGAGCTCAAGAAAGCGGCCGTGCTCGTCGCCGGCAGCTGGGGCACGGCCTTGGCCGCCGTCCTGGCGGCGAACGGCCATCAAGTCGTCATGTGGACCCGAAATGCCGCTCAAGCTGCGGAGATCCGGGATCTGCACGTCAACTCGAAATACTTGCCTGGAGCGGCCCTTCCGGAAAATCTGACGGCTACGACCGACATGGCGGAAGCGCTTCTAGGCGCCCGGCTGGTGCTGTTCGCCGCTCCGAGCTCGGCGATGCGCCAGGTCGCGGCGGCGGCGGCTTCCCTGCTCGAGCCGGATGCGATCATCGTCCATGCGGCCAAAGGCTTCGAGATCGACTCGCTCGACCGCATGTCGCATGTGCTGGCGGAGGAGCTGGGACGGCCGCTGGAGACGATCGTCGTACTGTCGGGACCAAGCCATGCGGAGGAAGTCGTGAAGCAGCTGCCGACGACCGTCGTCGTCGCCTCGGAAGCGGAAGGCTATGCCGAGCAGGCGCAGGATGCGTTCATCAATTCCTGCTTCCGCGTCTATACGAACCGGGACGTCATCGGCGTCGAGGTTGCCGGCGCGATCAAGAACATCATCGCGCTCGGAGCGGGACTGTCCGACGGCCTCGGATTCGGAGACAACGCCAAGGCCGCCTTGCTGACGCGCGGCTTGGCCGAGATCGGCCGGCTCGGCCAGGCGATGGGCGCGAGCATGATGACGTTCGCCGGGCTCGCCGGCGTCGGCGATCTCGTGGCGACCTGCACCAGTCCGCATAGCCGCAACTGGCGCGCCGGCTCGCTGCTCGCAAGCGGGCTGTCGCTGGACGAGGTGCTGGAGAAGGTCGGCATGGTCGTCGAAGGCGTGCGCACGACGAGATCGGCCAAGTCCCTTGCCGCCCGATACGGCGTCGAGATGCCGATCACCGATCAGCTATACGAGGTGCTGTTCCAAGGCAAGGCGCCGCGCGAAGCCGTAGAAAGCCTGATGCTCCGCGACCGCACGGGCGAGCTGTAG
- a CDS encoding stage VI sporulation protein F, whose amino-acid sequence MGKNSPKDILSAVNKKTGKNITENQVKKLASGVTPDTMQSEEELRKLVKQVASMAKVPVSEQTMNEIVKAVKSSGMNMGNLETLMKMMIKK is encoded by the coding sequence ATGGGCAAGAACTCGCCGAAGGACATCCTGAGCGCGGTCAACAAGAAGACGGGCAAGAACATTACCGAAAACCAGGTCAAGAAGCTTGCCAGCGGCGTCACGCCGGACACGATGCAGAGCGAGGAAGAGCTCCGCAAGCTGGTGAAGCAGGTCGCCAGCATGGCCAAAGTTCCGGTGTCCGAGCAGACGATGAACGAGATCGTCAAGGCGGTCAAGAGCAGCGGCATGAACATGGGGAACCTGGAGACGCTGATGAAGATGATGATCAAAAAATAA
- a CDS encoding DUF2768 family protein — protein sequence MDPMTVMWISLIGIGMMVISALMITFARAKTRGILRGALSLIAFVLLVVGFLLGVFSIIA from the coding sequence ATGGATCCGATGACAGTCATGTGGATCTCTCTGATCGGAATCGGGATGATGGTCATTTCGGCTCTGATGATTACGTTCGCTCGCGCGAAGACGCGGGGCATTCTGCGGGGAGCGCTGTCGCTGATCGCGTTCGTGCTGCTCGTCGTCGGCTTTTTGCTGGGCGTATTTTCCATCATTGCGTAG
- a CDS encoding 2Fe-2S iron-sulfur cluster-binding protein translates to MIKLQGRSRLTETPAVKGATLLELALQAKAEWGSSCRRGTCARCRCLIGSGMDQLEPVTDAEWDRLEPEELEQGYRLSCQAVVRSDDADIDVRHKPYF, encoded by the coding sequence GTGATTAAGCTGCAAGGGCGCAGCCGGCTGACGGAGACGCCGGCGGTCAAGGGAGCGACGCTGCTCGAACTGGCCCTCCAAGCGAAAGCGGAATGGGGCTCTTCTTGCCGCAGAGGCACCTGCGCGCGCTGCCGCTGTCTGATCGGGAGCGGCATGGATCAGCTGGAGCCGGTCACCGACGCCGAATGGGACAGGCTCGAGCCGGAAGAGCTTGAGCAGGGCTACCGTCTCTCCTGCCAGGCGGTCGTCCGCTCTGACGACGCTGACATCGACGTGCGTCACAAGCCTTATTTCTAA
- a CDS encoding 2Fe-2S iron-sulfur cluster-binding protein, with amino-acid sequence MVEVTFWPEGKSVRVRPGTTLLDAARLAGRPLTVRCGGKAACLMCKIGVHPEHGEAGLSRPTPQERRKLGEGGGSRLGCQCRALGDCQVVLPENPLKAAVRRQLERQAEEDDDSWLRSFRRKDQEGME; translated from the coding sequence GTGGTCGAAGTCACGTTTTGGCCGGAAGGCAAGTCGGTGCGCGTCCGTCCCGGCACGACGCTGCTGGACGCGGCGCGGCTCGCGGGACGGCCGCTCACGGTCCGCTGCGGCGGCAAGGCCGCTTGCCTCATGTGCAAGATCGGCGTTCATCCCGAGCATGGCGAGGCAGGTCTTTCCCGGCCGACGCCGCAGGAGCGCCGCAAGCTGGGCGAGGGCGGCGGCTCAAGGCTCGGCTGCCAATGCCGCGCGCTCGGCGACTGCCAAGTCGTGCTGCCGGAAAATCCGCTCAAAGCAGCGGTGCGTCGCCAGCTTGAGCGTCAAGCCGAAGAAGACGACGACAGCTGGCTGCGCTCGTTTCGCAGGAAGGATCAGGAGGGAATGGAATGA
- the spoIVA gene encoding stage IV sporulation protein A, translating into MEKVDIFKDIAERTGGDIYLGVVGAVRTGKSTFIKRFMETTVLPNITSEVDRVRAVDELPQSAAGKTIMTTEPKFVPNQAVRIHVAEGLEVNVRLVDCVGYAVDGAKGYEDENGPRMITTPWFEEPIPFQEAAEIGTRKVIQEHSTLGVVVTTDGTIAEIPRSSYVESEERVIAELKEVGKPFVLIINSTRPKSEEALQLRGELQAKYDIPVMTLSAASMGEEEVISVLREVLYEFPVHEVNVNLPSWVMVLSENHWLRSNYENSVRDTVQDIRRLRDVDRVVAQFMEYDFITRAGLSDMNMGQGVAEIDLYAPDELYDQILMEVVGVEIRGKDHLLQLMQDFTHAKREYDRFAEALEMVKTTGYGIAAPTLAEMQLDEPELIRQGSRFGVRLKATAPSIHMIRVDVESEFAPIIGTEKQSEELVRYLMQDFENDPIKVWDSDMFGRSLHSIVREGIQGKIAMMPDNARYKLQETLGRIINEGSGGLIAIIL; encoded by the coding sequence GTGGAAAAAGTGGATATTTTCAAGGATATCGCCGAACGGACCGGCGGAGACATCTACCTCGGCGTCGTCGGCGCGGTCCGGACCGGCAAATCGACCTTCATCAAGCGATTCATGGAAACGACCGTGCTCCCGAACATCACGAGCGAGGTCGATCGCGTGCGGGCCGTGGATGAGCTTCCCCAAAGCGCGGCCGGCAAGACGATCATGACGACGGAGCCGAAATTCGTGCCGAATCAGGCCGTCCGCATCCATGTGGCCGAAGGGCTCGAGGTGAACGTGCGGCTCGTCGACTGCGTCGGCTATGCGGTGGACGGCGCCAAAGGCTACGAGGACGAGAACGGCCCGCGCATGATTACGACGCCGTGGTTCGAGGAGCCGATTCCGTTCCAGGAGGCGGCGGAGATCGGGACGCGCAAGGTCATCCAGGAGCATTCCACGCTCGGAGTCGTCGTGACGACGGACGGCACGATCGCCGAGATCCCCCGCAGCTCGTACGTCGAGTCGGAAGAGCGCGTCATCGCGGAGCTCAAAGAGGTCGGCAAGCCGTTCGTGCTGATCATCAATTCGACGCGGCCGAAAAGCGAGGAAGCGCTCCAGCTGCGCGGGGAGCTGCAGGCGAAATACGATATCCCGGTCATGACGCTGAGCGCGGCCAGCATGGGCGAGGAGGAAGTCATCTCCGTGCTGCGCGAGGTGCTCTACGAGTTCCCGGTGCACGAGGTCAACGTCAACCTCCCGAGCTGGGTCATGGTTCTGAGCGAGAACCATTGGCTCCGCAGCAACTACGAGAACTCGGTGCGCGATACGGTCCAGGACATCCGACGGCTGCGCGACGTGGACCGCGTAGTCGCCCAGTTCATGGAATACGACTTCATCACGCGCGCCGGTCTGAGCGATATGAACATGGGCCAAGGCGTGGCGGAGATCGACCTGTACGCGCCTGACGAGCTGTACGACCAGATCCTGATGGAGGTCGTCGGCGTCGAGATCCGCGGGAAGGATCACCTGCTCCAGCTCATGCAGGACTTCACGCATGCCAAGCGCGAATACGACCGGTTCGCCGAAGCGCTGGAGATGGTCAAGACGACCGGCTACGGCATCGCCGCCCCGACGCTGGCCGAGATGCAGCTCGACGAGCCGGAGCTTATCCGTCAAGGCTCGCGATTCGGCGTCAGGCTGAAAGCGACTGCGCCGTCGATCCACATGATCCGCGTCGACGTGGAATCGGAGTTCGCTCCGATCATCGGGACGGAAAAGCAAAGCGAGGAGCTCGTGCGCTACCTGATGCAGGACTTCGAGAACGATCCGATCAAGGTCTGGGACTCCGACATGTTCGGCCGCTCGCTGCACTCGATCGTGCGCGAAGGCATCCAAGGCAAGATCGCCATGATGCCGGACAACGCCCGCTACAAGCTGCAGGAGACGCTCGGCCGCATCATCAACGAAGGTTCGGGCGGCTTGATCGCCATCATTCTTTGA
- a CDS encoding sugar ABC transporter substrate-binding protein, whose protein sequence is MKWGRKSMLVAAAAAMLATAACGSKAGDSGAPANEAGGAAKPGNAILATLGEGNDNLQGKKIALIMQFNEGAFSAQYVAGVKEQVESLGGTLQVQAAGNNLADMASKLDAAVNGGFDGILTDHGTAEALEAGVKKAVDKGIPVVAFDANLNVPGVTVLQQSDEEMSKQLLEKMKEDIGGKGNIVKVWVAGFAPMERRQISYKAFMDANPDIKEIAHFGTADKPALDTQNQMEAILKQYPNEGDISAVWASWDEFAKGATRAIQQAGRNEIKVYGIDMSDEDLQLIQDENSPWVASIAVDPKDIGRVQTRYLYQKLHGDQTDEKVVLEAVMVTRDALPKDKKINTTELGEYIEGWGKSEQGIADWMGRSDK, encoded by the coding sequence ATGAAGTGGGGCAGAAAATCAATGTTGGTCGCAGCCGCAGCGGCGATGCTGGCAACGGCGGCTTGCGGAAGCAAGGCAGGCGACAGCGGCGCGCCGGCGAACGAAGCCGGAGGCGCTGCGAAGCCGGGCAATGCGATCCTCGCTACGCTCGGCGAGGGCAATGACAATCTTCAGGGCAAGAAGATCGCGCTCATCATGCAGTTCAACGAAGGCGCGTTCTCCGCTCAGTATGTCGCAGGCGTCAAGGAGCAGGTCGAAAGCCTCGGCGGCACGCTGCAGGTGCAGGCTGCCGGCAACAACCTGGCCGACATGGCTTCCAAGCTCGATGCGGCGGTCAATGGCGGCTTCGACGGCATCCTGACCGACCACGGCACGGCCGAGGCGCTGGAGGCCGGCGTCAAGAAGGCGGTCGACAAGGGCATTCCGGTCGTGGCGTTCGACGCCAACCTGAACGTTCCGGGCGTCACGGTGCTGCAGCAGAGCGACGAGGAGATGTCCAAGCAGCTGCTGGAGAAAATGAAAGAGGATATCGGCGGCAAAGGCAATATCGTCAAGGTATGGGTCGCCGGCTTCGCTCCGATGGAGCGCCGCCAGATTTCCTACAAGGCGTTCATGGACGCGAACCCGGACATCAAGGAGATCGCGCATTTCGGCACGGCGGACAAGCCGGCCCTCGACACGCAAAATCAGATGGAAGCGATTTTGAAGCAGTATCCGAACGAGGGAGACATCTCCGCGGTCTGGGCATCGTGGGACGAGTTCGCCAAAGGAGCGACGCGCGCCATCCAGCAAGCCGGACGCAACGAGATCAAGGTGTACGGCATCGACATGAGCGACGAGGACCTGCAGCTGATCCAGGACGAGAACTCCCCGTGGGTCGCCTCGATCGCGGTCGATCCGAAGGATATCGGACGCGTGCAGACCCGCTACCTGTACCAAAAGCTCCATGGCGATCAGACGGACGAAAAAGTCGTCCTGGAGGCCGTCATGGTGACGCGAGACGCGCTGCCGAAAGACAAGAAGATCAATACGACCGAGCTCGGCGAGTACATCGAGGGCTGGGGCAAGAGCGAGCAGGGCATCGCCGACTGGATGGGCCGCTCGGACAAGTAA
- a CDS encoding sugar ABC transporter ATP-binding protein, producing the protein MDRKTSRLKLAGIAKSFSGVPALHGVDLELAGGEIHALLGANGAGKSTLIKILSGAYAADQGVIELDGAAVRIDSPKAAKELGIHCVYQEVDTALVPGLSVAENILLDRHSAAGAGIWVDWKALHREAGETLRRLGADIPLHKRAGDLTLAEKQLVLIARLLTEQARFVVLDEPTAPLSLEEAERLFRVMEALRADGIGIVFITHRLPEVFRLCGRVTVMRDGRRVWTKPASETDADDVALAMLGRRFEDEYPKLEADIGTVLLEVDGLRSGSRVKGVDLSVRSGEITAVVGLVGAGKTELSRAIFGADAQSGGQVRVAGKPIRTRQPADAVRGGIALVPEERRRQGIVASDTVLRNLTLPTLGKLLRGGLLSRRREEQSADSLIARLGIKTSGYSQAVSTLSGGNQQKVSIGKWIPTDASVYLFDEPTKGVDIGAKRDIFQVIGSLAQQGKAVLYLTCEFQEAIGIADRILVLYDGAIVREFGRGEATQEELLIHASGGRGGAA; encoded by the coding sequence ATGGACAGGAAGACTTCCCGGCTGAAGCTGGCCGGCATCGCCAAGTCGTTCTCCGGCGTGCCGGCGCTGCACGGCGTCGACCTCGAGCTGGCCGGCGGAGAAATCCACGCGCTGCTCGGGGCGAACGGCGCGGGCAAGAGCACGCTCATCAAGATTCTATCCGGCGCCTACGCTGCGGATCAGGGCGTAATCGAGCTGGATGGCGCCGCGGTGCGCATCGACAGTCCGAAAGCGGCCAAGGAGCTCGGCATCCACTGCGTCTATCAGGAGGTCGATACCGCGCTTGTGCCGGGACTGAGCGTCGCGGAGAACATCCTGCTCGACCGGCATTCGGCTGCGGGCGCCGGCATCTGGGTCGACTGGAAGGCGCTTCATCGCGAGGCCGGCGAGACGCTCCGCAGGCTAGGCGCCGACATTCCGCTGCACAAGCGGGCTGGCGATCTGACGCTGGCGGAGAAGCAGCTCGTGCTGATCGCTCGGCTGCTGACGGAGCAGGCTCGCTTCGTCGTGCTCGACGAGCCGACGGCGCCGCTCAGCCTGGAGGAGGCCGAGCGCCTGTTCCGCGTCATGGAGGCTTTGCGCGCCGATGGCATCGGCATCGTGTTCATCACGCATCGCTTGCCGGAGGTATTCCGCCTGTGCGGCCGCGTGACGGTCATGCGCGACGGACGGCGCGTCTGGACCAAGCCCGCCTCCGAGACCGATGCGGACGACGTCGCGCTCGCCATGCTCGGACGCCGCTTCGAGGATGAATACCCGAAGCTGGAGGCCGATATCGGAACCGTGCTTCTGGAGGTGGACGGCTTGCGCAGCGGCAGCCGCGTCAAAGGCGTCGATCTGAGCGTGCGCAGCGGCGAAATCACGGCGGTCGTCGGCCTTGTCGGAGCCGGGAAGACCGAGCTGTCGCGGGCGATCTTCGGTGCGGATGCCCAAAGCGGCGGCCAGGTGCGCGTCGCGGGCAAGCCGATCCGCACGAGGCAGCCGGCCGACGCGGTGCGCGGCGGCATCGCGCTCGTGCCGGAGGAACGGCGGCGCCAGGGCATCGTGGCAAGCGACACCGTGCTGCGCAACCTGACGCTGCCGACGCTCGGCAAGCTGCTGCGCGGCGGATTGCTCTCCCGGCGGCGGGAAGAGCAGAGCGCGGACAGCCTGATCGCCCGGCTCGGCATCAAGACGTCCGGGTACAGCCAAGCCGTCTCTACGCTGAGCGGCGGCAACCAACAGAAGGTCAGCATCGGCAAATGGATTCCGACCGATGCTTCCGTTTACTTGTTCGATGAACCGACCAAAGGCGTCGACATCGGCGCGAAGAGGGATATTTTCCAGGTGATTGGGTCGCTCGCCCAGCAAGGCAAGGCGGTGCTGTACCTGACCTGCGAGTTCCAGGAAGCGATCGGCATCGCCGACCGCATCCTGGTCCTGTACGACGGCGCCATCGTGCGCGAGTTCGGGCGCGGAGAGGCCACTCAAGAGGAGCTTCTGATCCACGCCAGCGGAGGAAGGGGAGGGGCTGCATGA
- a CDS encoding ABC transporter permease, whose translation MSANARLTDFIFKYGSLIVIGLVVLFFSLWDEHFFTYDNLASILRSISITAFVAIGVTFSLSVDGFDLSVGSTVSMVIAFSTALMVWYEMPLAVVIIGSLAIGAAVGLINSLLIVRIRIPDLLATLAIMYVVSGLQQILTKGNSIYSNMVMPDGTSAPGTISPSFLWLGQGELLGVPVPVVLMIVAFVLVFVFFTYTRMGRQMEMTGGNEEAARLSGVRVRRIRTMAYVLSGLFAAVGGLLFAARTGSGQSGAGAPILMEAVAAVFVGYSVLGAGRPNIVGTFFGAVLIGVLLNGLTMMNVPYYSNDFIKGGVLVLALAITFIHLNRRKA comes from the coding sequence ATGAGCGCCAATGCCAGGCTGACGGATTTCATTTTCAAATACGGCTCGCTGATCGTCATCGGGCTGGTCGTTCTTTTCTTCTCGCTTTGGGACGAGCATTTCTTTACCTATGACAATCTGGCCTCGATTCTGAGGTCCATCTCGATTACGGCGTTCGTCGCCATCGGCGTCACCTTCTCGCTGTCGGTCGACGGCTTCGATCTGTCGGTCGGCTCGACCGTCTCGATGGTCATCGCGTTCTCGACGGCGCTCATGGTCTGGTACGAGATGCCGCTCGCGGTCGTCATCATCGGCTCGCTGGCGATCGGAGCGGCCGTCGGACTCATCAATTCGCTGCTCATCGTGCGCATCCGCATTCCCGATCTGCTGGCGACGCTGGCGATCATGTACGTCGTCTCCGGCCTGCAGCAGATTCTCACCAAAGGCAATTCGATCTACAGCAACATGGTCATGCCGGACGGCACGTCCGCTCCCGGCACGATCTCGCCGTCATTCCTCTGGCTCGGTCAAGGCGAGCTTCTGGGCGTGCCGGTGCCGGTCGTGCTCATGATCGTCGCGTTTGTCCTCGTCTTCGTCTTTTTCACCTACACCCGCATGGGGCGCCAGATGGAGATGACCGGCGGCAACGAGGAGGCGGCGCGGCTTTCCGGCGTGCGCGTCCGGCGCATCCGCACGATGGCGTACGTGCTGTCCGGCTTGTTCGCGGCGGTCGGGGGCCTGCTTTTCGCCGCCCGCACGGGCAGCGGCCAGTCGGGCGCAGGCGCGCCTATTCTGATGGAGGCGGTCGCGGCCGTATTCGTCGGCTATTCGGTGCTGGGCGCAGGCCGTCCCAACATTGTCGGCACCTTTTTCGGCGCGGTGCTGATCGGCGTGCTGCTGAACGGGCTGACGATGATGAACGTGCCGTATTATTCCAACGACTTCATCAAAGGCGGCGTGCTCGTTCTCGCGCTTGCCATCACGTTCATCCATTTGAACCGGCGCAAGGCGTGA
- a CDS encoding HU family DNA-binding protein gives MNKTDLINKVSEVAELSKKDATKAVDAVFEAISDALQSGDKVQLVGFGNFEVRERQARKGRNPQTGEEIDIPASKTPAFKPGKSLKDLVSN, from the coding sequence TTGAACAAGACCGATCTGATCAACAAGGTATCCGAGGTCGCGGAGCTGTCCAAGAAGGATGCGACGAAAGCGGTCGACGCCGTGTTCGAAGCCATCTCCGACGCCCTTCAATCGGGCGACAAGGTGCAGCTCGTCGGCTTCGGCAACTTCGAGGTGCGCGAGCGCCAAGCCCGCAAGGGACGCAATCCGCAGACGGGCGAGGAGATCGACATTCCCGCCAGCAAGACGCCTGCCTTCAAGCCAGGCAAGTCGCTCAAGGACCTGGTTTCCAACTGA